GATCGATTACGACGACTATGTGACGCCGAGGCGCCGCGACCATAATCATTCAGTTTCGGAAAACTCATGATAACCAACGAACCGCAAAGTATCAGATTAAATGTCAGCTGCGTTTGCAGGCTAGTGGTCCGTTCGTTTTTCATGGGAATGTGTCTAGCTGCAATGGCATGCGCGCTATGTGACATAGACGCGCGAGCAGACGAGGGAACGCGAAAACCGAACATCATCTTCATCCTCGCCGACGACCTCGGCTTCAACCAGCTTGGTTGCTACGGAAACACTCCCATCAAGACGCCGAATCTTGATCGGCTAGCGAGCCAAGGGATTCGATTCACCCAGGCTTATTCAGGCAACACGGTCTGCTCCCCATCGCGTGTGTCGCTGTTCACGGGCCGCGACGGCCGTCTAATGGAGAACAACTCTAATACGGTTCAGCTTCGCGAGATCGATGTCACGATGGCTCATGTTCTGAAGCATGCGGGCTACGATACGGCACTGTTTGGCAAGTACTCAATCGGTTCACAGATGGGCGTAACCGACCCACTTGCGATGGGATTCGACACCTGGTTTGGCATGTATTCGATTCTCGAAGGCCATCGTCAGTATCCTCATATCCTATGGCGTGACGGCAAGAAACTGCGAATCACAGCGAACGAAGGCGGCAAAAAAGGTGCCTACGCTCAAGAGTTGTTCACCAGAGAAGCAATCAACTACATCAACGAGCCGCACGACAACCCTTTCTTCGTAATGCTCGCATACTCATCACCCCATGCTGAGTTGGCAGCCCCGCAGAAATACGTTGACGGCTACAAGGACCAGTTTCAGGAGATACCTTACACTGGCATGTCGGGCGGCAAGCCAAGCGACAAGTACGCATGGTACTACCCGGAACCAGTCGAGCGGCCCAAGGCAACGCTTGCTGGTATGGTGACGTCCTTGGATGACTACGTAGGTCAGATCGTTGCAGCACTAGAGGAACAGGGGATCTTGGACGAAACGTTGATTTTCTTTACTTCTGATAATGGACCTCACGATGAAGGTGGTGGGGACCCCGTATTCTTCGAAGCGTCGAAGCCGTATCGGGGAATGAAGCGCGACGTCTACGACGGCGGAATCCACGTCCCAATGATTGTTCATTGGCCGCAGTCGATCACTCAGGCAAGAGTCGATGACACTCCTTGGGCATTTGCCGATGTTCTGCCAACACTTGCAGAGGTTGCCGGGGTTTCACTAGAAACTGTGCCGCGTGTGAGAACCAATGGCGTTTCGATCCGTGGCGTTCTGAAGGATGATCCAGCACCAATCCCAGAGCGCACACTCTACTGGGAGTTCGGCAAGCAGGCCGGAGACCCGAACTCAGGCGTCGTAGGCGAGGTCTTCCAAGCAGCCCGACGCGGCAAGTGGAAGGCCGTGAAATACGGCAAAGACGCTGCTGTGGAGTTGTACGACATTGTGACCGATCCAGGTGAAACCAAAGAGCTGTCTAAGCAGTACCCAGATGTACACAGCAGCTTTGTGCAACTACTAGAAAAGCATCGAGATTAAGAATCGTCAGTTGCATGGAAGTATCCGAGTACTATCCCGAAGGGATTGCATCCTAGAGCCCAGGGTCAGTCAATAGCGAGCCCCAGCGAGCTGTTGACCTACCCTGGGTAAGTAGAAGCCATAAGAATCGACCGAGAAGTAAGTTATGAGTACCGAAAAGCTTAATCGAGGTCGAAATGGGTCAGATTAGAGCGTTCATGCCAATTCACGTCTGGAGTTTGACACTAATAGTCGGCTTTTGGTTGCAGTTCGCAGAGTTCGCACTTGCGGAAGGAACCCTCGAGCTGATCGGCGAATCAACCGTCGATGCGCAGACCCTCACATTCGCGGAAGGCCCAGCCGCCCGATTCTCCGGCACCGCCAACGGTCGGACGCATCAGCAAACTCCACTCACAACTTTTCGCGGCTATCAGTACGTCACCTACTTCGATGATGAAAGACGTGTTTGCCTTGGCCGTCGAAAGCTACCCAAAGGCAATTGGGAGATCATTCAGTTTGAGGATCATCGTTTTGAATCCAACGACTCACACAATACTGCCGTTATCGGGATTTGCGAGCGAGATGGCACCATTCACATGGCCTTCGATCATCACGCGTCACCACTGAACTACCGTGTCTCGAAACTTGGGGCCGCCCACAATCCAGAAACTACCGATTGGACTGTCGACCTGTTTGGACCCGTCTTGCACACGCTCGGGAGTGTGAAACCCGCCGAGCGGGTGACTTATCCAAGATTTTTTCGCACGCCGGATGGCAACCTGATGCTTTATTACCGAGCCGTCACTTCGGGCAACGGCGACGGCATGATCGAGGAGTACGATGGCGAGAAGCATGACTGGACGCCCGGCCTTGGACGATTCATCGCACGGGACATCGGTACCTACACTGCCGGCGATGAAACGAGCACCGCTCGCTGCCCTTACATAAACTCCTTGTCCTATGCAGGCCAGCGGCTTCATGCCTCCTGGGTTTGGCGTGATCTCTTCGAGCGGACCCATCCGCGAAATCAGCACGATATCTGCTACATCTACAGCGACGACCACGGCCGCACATGGCACAACTCCGCGGGTGAGCTAATCGGCAGAATCGGTGATCGTCCCGTGCATCTGAATTCTCCAGGTCTTGTAGTTGTGCCCATCCCGCGGGGTTCCGGCCTGGCCAATTCGAACACGCACTATGCTTATCCAGACGGAAGCGTCCACATCGTCTTGCGTCATCGCGCTGCAGGCACCCTGGACGGTAGCTACCACCACTACTGGCGAAGCGCCACAGGAGTTTGGTCCGGAAAACAACTTTCGTTCACAGGAGATCGCCCCAAGTTGGTGGGGGCGAAGGATGGCTCACTGGTTCTCACCTACACCGATGAGAATCAGTTGCTACTCGCCAGGGGCACCCCATCAACTGAGAAGGACAATTGGACGTGGACAGCCATTGATCTCCCACAACATCAATCCTGCTACGGCGATGCCGTCTTGGATTATGATCGCTGGCAAGAAGAGGGATTCCTCTCGCTTTATATCCAGGAAGAACCCGACAGACTCATCAGAACGAAAACCTCAGAGCCCGTTGATGGCTTCCCTGCGCCACTTAGGGTGATCGATTACCGACTGAAAGATTAACGACGAGCTTTTCGGCAAGAGGCGAGTAGCAAAACTAGCCCACCTGCCAAGACGACTGTCGTGGGCTCAGGAATCGCTGCGGCTGCAGAAACCACCGAGGCTGACGAACCATAGTTGCCTTCCCACGCGGTTAATCCGCCTGGCGTCGTCTCGCTGCTTTGCCATTGCAGGAGATCAGAACCATCGACGTAGCCATCGTTGTCAAAGTCGCCAGGGAGTGAATCGAACGTGCCCGTGACGGCAATGTTATCAACCCAAAGGTCATGGCCCCCCGACCCATCTCCCGCACCGCCGGAGAACGTTAATAGAAAATCGACACTGCCTCCAGCTTCAAGGGTGCTGTCCGCAAGGTCGGCAAGGGAGTGATCGATATCGTCGTGAGCACTATTATCCCAGGCACCAGAGACGGTCGTAATTTCGTCTGCAGCCGAAGTGTAAATCACGCCGTTGGTGATGTCCCCCGAGGCCACACTCAACTCGTACGTTCGAGCAGCATTCGGTCGAAAGGCGTATGCGTCGAAATGAAAGCTGTCTAGTTCGATGTCTGTAGAACTCGTATTCGTGAGCGTGAAGGTGATCGTCCCGCCGGTTGTCGCGTTGGAGAGTTCGAGGTTTTGATTGTTCGTGTCAGCGACCGAGGTGTCCGCTGTTGGCGGTCCAGCAAAACTTCCCCAATCACCGTCGGCACTGGCACCACGCTCGTCGGTTGTGTGCCAGGAAATCCCTTCGGAAGTTGAAACAAACGAAGCCGTAATGCCTGCTGCCGTCTGCGAAGCGCCTACCGGCGATGAGCCCCCACCGCTGAACGTATCCCAGCCAGCCAACAGCGTACCCGGCATCGGCTGCGGACCATCGGGAATGGGGATCCCTGAATCCACGGTCGCATGGCTCACAAAAATCATCGCTTCGCTGGTGACCTCTTGGGCTCCGACGTAGATCCCCCAGCGGAAGCGTGTGTCAGAATTGTCCCCAGGATCCGCGTTACGAACATATTGGCCGGCAGCGAACGGTTCGGATTGGTCGCCAAAGTAAACTTCGTAGTCGAGGCCGTTATCGCGAACTCGCACATCAAAGGGCTGACCGATGGCGTTATCCACTAGCCGCTGCGTTTTGGGCTGCCCAGGCAACGGACGTCGATGGGTGACGTCGACGCTTCCGTCCGCGTTCATGTTCAGATGCACGGACCAAGCCTCGTCGTCGTTATCCTTCGCCTGAAAGATTGCTGCATTGATAGGCTTAATGATCGTGTAACGCGCAACCCAATCGTGCCATTCTCCGTCGCTCACATTCCAATTCGTGTTGGCATCGAAAGCTTCGACACGAGCCGCTAGAGGCCGACTATTACGGACGTTCTCCTCGCCAGGGAACAATCGAAAAATTTGTGTGGCCCCATCGGTCTGATACCAACGGCTCCAGTTTCCGAAAGTGCTCTCACTGAGCGAACTATTGGCGAGCGTGTGTAAGCGGAGATTGCTCTGCACACCCAACGAACCGTAGAGACCACCTTCCACCAACGCATTGTTCACGTCGATCGTGGTACCCGCGTAGCCATTGGTAATGTCATCGCGAATGTCTTCAAAGGGCGGGTTGACCCCCGGCCCTTCGGTGTAGAGCAAACTCTGGCCGAAGCTGTTTGCACTGACTGCAAGCAGAATCCAGCTTACACAGGCAAGTAGTGGTAGTTTCAATCTTGAATGGTCTGTCATTGGTATTCGCCTCTCGCTACATCCAATTTAGCAGCTTTTGTTGACTTGCAGGTGGTCTCTGTTCCGCAGAGATGACTTGATTTAACGATATGAAATCACTTCGCCCCCGCCACGGCTCGCGAAAGCATAAAGGGTTGGGAGATCAGCACTGTCCTGGATGAACTGAACAGAGCCATCCGCCATGGCAAAGTGGCAACCTCCCGGATGTTCCGAACCAAACCCAACATCGTTCCGTTGTACTTCAGATACGGTCGCACTATTGAGTGGGTAAGTGAGATTATGGGCTGTGTAGAACCACGTCGTGGCTGCACCAATCCACCACGGACGCGTACCTTGCTGTTCAGGTAAGCCGAATGCCGATTCACCGATGATGAACGTGTTGCTTGCTCCATCGGTGATCTGCCGGAACTCCGTTTCACCGCGGAAGGTAATGACACCATTGATCGCTAGCTTTCCCTCTCCTCCAGAATGGCACCGACCGTTACCCGAGTTATTCTCTTGCATGGGGTAAGGGCTATTCTCATTGATCCGATTCCCGGCACCGCAACCAGGGATCAGGTCGGTCCCCGCATACTCATCAAGGTTCGCCCCCAGCACCGCGCAGTAGGCAGTCGCCAATGCATTGTCCTCAACGGTTGCACTACTTCCAAAGTTGCCGATGTTGACCGGTTGCGTCTCGGAGAAGGAGGGGCATTTGAATTCGTAGATCGGGGTACTATCCAAAAAGTCACGGACATCTTGCGGTTGCCGGTCGTACGGCAGTTCT
The genomic region above belongs to Lacipirellulaceae bacterium and contains:
- a CDS encoding sulfatase-like hydrolase/transferase encodes the protein MACALCDIDARADEGTRKPNIIFILADDLGFNQLGCYGNTPIKTPNLDRLASQGIRFTQAYSGNTVCSPSRVSLFTGRDGRLMENNSNTVQLREIDVTMAHVLKHAGYDTALFGKYSIGSQMGVTDPLAMGFDTWFGMYSILEGHRQYPHILWRDGKKLRITANEGGKKGAYAQELFTREAINYINEPHDNPFFVMLAYSSPHAELAAPQKYVDGYKDQFQEIPYTGMSGGKPSDKYAWYYPEPVERPKATLAGMVTSLDDYVGQIVAALEEQGILDETLIFFTSDNGPHDEGGGDPVFFEASKPYRGMKRDVYDGGIHVPMIVHWPQSITQARVDDTPWAFADVLPTLAEVAGVSLETVPRVRTNGVSIRGVLKDDPAPIPERTLYWEFGKQAGDPNSGVVGEVFQAARRGKWKAVKYGKDAAVELYDIVTDPGETKELSKQYPDVHSSFVQLLEKHRD
- a CDS encoding DUF1559 domain-containing protein, which produces MMGPAQAPSKPTSIASLLRNQDRFAERDVASSAFKKPARTNGFTLVELLVVIAIIGVLVGLLLPAVQAAREAARRSQCQNRLRQLGLACQNYVAARGQFPPASGKLSPKQVKNNSWDVGNWGYLAYLTPYVEQESLRNLLVPELPYDRQPQDVRDFLDSTPIYEFKCPSFSETQPVNIGNFGSSATVEDNALATAYCAVLGANLDEYAGTDLIPGCGAGNRINENSPYPMQENNSGNGRCHSGGEGKLAINGVITFRGETEFRQITDGASNTFIIGESAFGLPEQQGTRPWWIGAATTWFYTAHNLTYPLNSATVSEVQRNDVGFGSEHPGGCHFAMADGSVQFIQDSADLPTLYAFASRGGGEVISYR
- a CDS encoding BNR repeat-containing protein; the protein is MPIHVWSLTLIVGFWLQFAEFALAEGTLELIGESTVDAQTLTFAEGPAARFSGTANGRTHQQTPLTTFRGYQYVTYFDDERRVCLGRRKLPKGNWEIIQFEDHRFESNDSHNTAVIGICERDGTIHMAFDHHASPLNYRVSKLGAAHNPETTDWTVDLFGPVLHTLGSVKPAERVTYPRFFRTPDGNLMLYYRAVTSGNGDGMIEEYDGEKHDWTPGLGRFIARDIGTYTAGDETSTARCPYINSLSYAGQRLHASWVWRDLFERTHPRNQHDICYIYSDDHGRTWHNSAGELIGRIGDRPVHLNSPGLVVVPIPRGSGLANSNTHYAYPDGSVHIVLRHRAAGTLDGSYHHYWRSATGVWSGKQLSFTGDRPKLVGAKDGSLVLTYTDENQLLLARGTPSTEKDNWTWTAIDLPQHQSCYGDAVLDYDRWQEEGFLSLYIQEEPDRLIRTKTSEPVDGFPAPLRVIDYRLKD